The segment GGATAGAAAAGGGCGTAAATTTATAGGTCGTTCCAGCGTCTCCAGATAAATTTCCATGATGCTAAAATGAGAAAATCAAAAGGTTATAGTTGATCCGTGTGTCGGAAAGGGGACGCCATCTGACATACCACTATTAATGCTCCTCTCCGAACTTGTTAATAGCTTCCTTGTAGTTGATATTCACCTTCGTTTTCGGCGGTGTTTCTGTTTCTTCGGTAGTGGTATCTGGCACCTCTGTTGATTTTTCAGGATCTGGCGGCAAATTCTCTATGTAAACCCGCTCAAAGGAAATGACTTTGTCAGTCTTATCCAGATATTGGTACTTTTGTCGACAGGACGACTCGAAAAGCGGGTCAGCCGGCGAACGATCCGCggctttttcgaaaaacacatTTGTTCCCAAGGAGTGCTCGTAGGTGCCTTTGTAAATGCAGCCATTTACCTCCGCCAAGGGGCTGTCGCTTTAAACTCCTATAATTTTAATGGCAGAATTCTCGTGCTTCAGCAGATGAGGTGGTAATTGGTTTTTAAAATCCGCAAAAACCAAGTACTCGCTGTCCTCGTTCTCAGAATCAGAGTCATTCATAATTTTATTCTGAATTTTGCGCATATTATTCCAACAACATACGGCTAGACTAGCTAGTTACACACCATAGTTCTGTTGTTCATGATTGGAAGGAATTGATATTCaccgattttgatattcggttcGGTATTACTAGCGAGCTAGGACCCTCAGCCCTgaaaatataattttattcgatAATATTGTAAAATTTCTACTACAATATTGACCAATTGTGCTCTTTTTTATTGGATTGTATCTATAATATGCGTAAACATATTACTCAGATCGACGAAATTGTACACAATATAAGTTTTTTTGTGTTAATTACACGATTTGCTACGTGGCAACTACACAGGGATGAAATTCGAACAGGGACACCTGTAAGTGTATCGGAATATATTCGATATACTCGATATATCAACAACGAGCAGCCCTAGCAACGAGGCCGAACGAATATAATTTCGGTGGCAAAATTTTCGTGTGTTCTTTTTGAAAATAATAACAAATTGCGCATTTTAAAACTAAGGGAAATAGTAGTTTAGCCTGTTAACAAACATAGCAGCACATCCAACAAGAATCGTTCCTCGGAAATCTACAAATAATATTTTGTACAGTGCGTGCGTCGAATAGACTGGGCAGCGGCCATTTTGAGCAAAGGAAAAACGTCAGCACCCTTTGCACACTTTTCCTACGTGATTTATGAATTGCTAAATTGTGCAATACTTTCGAGCAATGAACTAATTTAAGCTAATTTAATTTTCTCTCACTCGTTTGCGGCCGCGCCGCCCTCTCTTAATATCAGTGAGCTACGATAAATACCGCACTTTAAAAGCCGCCGAGAGCTTTTACGCTTACAGTGAAAAGCTTGCTGAAcataaacaaaaccaaaaaccactCACACAAATTAGCAAAATGGCTGATGAAGATATCTCATTGAACGAGGACCAGCTCTTGGAGTCGATGGAAGAGACCAATGGCGAGCAGGAGACTGAAATTGTGACAGAGACTGAGGTAAGTGGGGTTCGTTCGGAGGAGCCAAACGAGTTTTGTATTCGTTTTGCAAAAGCACAGAGTTTCTCGGGAAAAGCTTTTGGCGGCACAAAACGACAGCCATTTTCGAAGCGTCGTTGCGCGTCTCCCCATTCATTGTCTGCAAAGTCTTGGGCGTTCCAGAAGTATACTCTTAATACAGCTAACCAATTTGCATTCTTCCCATATTAAACAATTGTGCAACAAAGGAGGAAGGAAGTATGCAAATCGACCCCGAGCTAGAGGCCATCAAGGCCCGTGTCAAAGAGATGGAGGAGGAGGCAGAAAAAATCAAGCAAATGCAGTCCGAAGTGGACAAACAAATGGCCGGTGGATCCACAACCGGTCTTGCTGCAGTGCCGCTTTCCCTCGAGGAGAAGCAGGAGATCGACACGAGGTCCGTCTATGTGGGGAATGTGGACTACGGAGCATCTGCGGAGGAGCTCGAAGCACATTTTCATGGATGCGGCACCATCAACCGTGTCACAATCCTGTGTAACAAAGCTGACGGCCATCCCAAGGGCTTTGCCTACATTGAGTTTGGCTCAAAGGAGTTCGTTGAGACGGCCCTGGCCATGAACGAAACCCTGTTCAGAGGTCGACAGATCAAGGTGAGAGAAAGCTTCCTCATGACTCATTTCGAGTATTGGGAATTATTTTGACATTTTTCTGATTTTATGTCTGATTCCAGGTCATGTCAAAGCGCACAAACCGCCCAGGCCTTTCCACCACAAACCGCTTTGCCCGCGGCACCTTCCGAGGGCGAGGAGCTCGTTCCTCAAGGGCCTGCTGCCACTCCACCTTCCGAGGCGCACGTCGAGCAATGTAAGTGTGGCATTGCCAACCATACAGCCGTTCCCCCGAGTGGAGTGCGCTAATTCCGGTCTGTGTTTCGTTTCAGAAGGGGTTACCGCGGCCGTGCCAACTACTATGCTCCCTACTGATAATTGTTAAATAGAACCCACTAGTAAGGTAAGTCCACCAATTCAATCCGGACTCGTGCGAACCGAACACCGAACTGAAACTCTGAACAGAAACTGTGCTAACTTTTGGGGGACTACTTTCCACTTGGCAGTGGCCGATACCATTCGTATAGTATAATCGTATGTTACGTGTATATGGACCGACTGATAGATATTACCTGATCAATGCCTGCAGCTTGCATGGGGTGACTGATAATGCGTGCATTTGCTCTGACCACACTGAACATTTCTTTAATACAATCAATGTTTGATTTCAGATTTTTTTACCAATTTATTTCAAAAAACATTATTTTATTGCCAAACTTCTTTGCATAGAAAAAtagaaataaaagaaaataaataatagaaataaaaaatagaaaagaaaagagaaaACAACCCAAACAAGAGTAAATGAcagaaaaaaattaataagaattgttttaataataatttaaaaaaagaACAGcggcaagcaaatatatttaCAAAACAGGcgaaaaagaagaaaacaaaatctacaaaaaaaatcaacatGGACTTGGCTATAATGTTTTTTGAAGCACCCAACACCAAACACCCCTCTtttcatatatttttattttcaaa is part of the Drosophila miranda strain MSH22 chromosome Y unlocalized genomic scaffold, D.miranda_PacBio2.1 Contig_Y1_pilon, whole genome shotgun sequence genome and harbors:
- the LOC117189857 gene encoding LOW QUALITY PROTEIN: general transcription factor 3C polypeptide 6-like (The sequence of the model RefSeq protein was modified relative to this genomic sequence to represent the inferred CDS: substituted 1 base at 1 genomic stop codon), with product MRKIQNKIMNDSDSENEDSEYLVFADFKNQLPPHLLKHENSAIKIIGVXSDSPLAEVNGCIYKGTYEHSLGTNVFFEKAADRSPADPLFESSCRQKYQYLDKTDKVISFERVYIENLPPDPEKSTEVPDTTTEETETPPKTKVNINYKEAINKFGEEH
- the LOC117189859 gene encoding polyadenylate-binding protein 2-like isoform X1 — translated: MADEDISLNEDQLLESMEETNGEQETEIVTETEEEGSMQIDPELEAIKARVKEMEEEAEKIKQMQSEVDKQMAGGSTTGLAAVPLSLEEKQEIDTRSVYVGNVDYGASAEELEAHFHGCGTINRVTILCNKADGHPKGFAYIEFGSKEFVETALAMNETLFRGRQIKVMSKRTNRPGLSTTNRFARGTFRGRGARSSRACCHSTFRGARRAIRGYRGRANYYAPY
- the LOC117189859 gene encoding polyadenylate-binding protein 2-like isoform X2; this translates as MADEDISLNEDQLLESMEETNGEQETEIVTETEEEGSMQIDPELEAIKARVKEMEEEAEKIKQMQSEVDKQMAGGSTTGLAAVPLSLEEKQEIDTRSVYVGNVDYGASAEELEAHFHGCGTINRVTILCNKADGHPKGFAYIEFGSKEFVETALAMNETLFRGRQIKVMSKRTNRPGLSTTNRFARGTFRGRGARSSRACCHSTFRGARRAMGYRGRANYYAPY